From Bombyx mori chromosome 10, ASM3026992v2, a single genomic window includes:
- the LOC101738776 gene encoding dynein axonemal light chain 4 yields the protein MAEEGAATQGGAEKVVHTYPLIRHSDMSEEMRTEAVELSVTACEKFAQNNELAARMVKESMDKKFGPAFHVVVGESYGFEITYECTTICYMYFGGNQAICIWKCS from the exons ATGGCCGAAGAAGGTGCCGCAACGCAGGGAGGCGCCGAAAAGGTGGTCCACACGTATCCGTTAATAAGA CATTCAGATATGTCTGAAGAGATGCGGACGGAGGCAGTGGAACTCTCCGTGACGGCTTGCGAGAAATTCGCACAGAACAATGAGTTGGCCGCGAGAATGGTCAAAGAGTCCATGGACAAGAAGTTCGGTCCTGCCTTCCATGTTGTCGTCGGCGAGAGTTACGGCTTCGAAATCACGTACGAGTGCACAACCATATGTTACATGTATTTTGGCGGGAACCAAGCGATTTGCATATGGAAGTGCTCGTAA
- the LOC101739203 gene encoding apolipoprotein D, which produces MSGRELIAAYKIWLLFGALAEVVTGTGFGRCPAYPSLPNFDAQRMTGIWYEVERSFYLVEIAASCTRLNVTLNDRGYFQITVDSVNRWTGSQSTSYGIGIPSYNGSSVFRYKLNNRMPYLIGRLLPGAGQYNILFTDYDQFALVWSCSSVSLAHSDRIWVLGRKQEIEADVRVQIYAIMQELRLDPDRLFISKNTNCTDSLEAE; this is translated from the exons ATGAGTGGTCGCGAGCTGATCGCAGCGTATAAGATATGGCTCTTATTTGGAGCCCTAGCGGAAGTCGTGACGGGCACGGGTTTTGGGAGATGCCCGGCCTACCCGTCTCTACCGAATTTTGACGCACAGAGG ATGACCGGCATTTGGTACGAAGTGGAGCGTTCGTTCTACTTGGTGGAGATAGCCGCGAGTTGCACCCGACTTAATGTCACCCTTAACGACAGGGGTTACTTCCAGATCACCGTCGATTCTGTCAACAGATG gACAGGAAGCCAGTCAACTTCATACGGCATCGGCATTCCGTCGTACAATGGGTCGTCAGTGTTTCGATATAAACTAAACAACCGCATGCCTTATTTGATTGGGAGGCTGCTCCCGGGCGCGGGGCAGTACAACATACTCTTCACGGATTACGATCAGTTCGCGCTCGTCTGGTCCTGTAGTAGCGTCAGTCTTGCGCATTCAG ATCGAATTTGGGTGTTAGGCCGAAAACAAGAGATCGAAGCGGACGTCCGAGTTCAGATCTACGCCATCATGCAAGAACTGAGACTGGACCCAGACAGGCTGTTCATATCCAAAAACACTAACTGCACCGACTCATTGGAGGCTGAATAA
- the LOC101738913 gene encoding probable cytosolic Fe-S cluster assembly factor GL21135, with protein MASRFSGALQLTDLDDFITPSQECVKPIKIDKSKTKTGAKIKIGEGGYFDVSSGTEQKLKKVEITLADCLACSGCITSAESVLITKQSQEELLKVFSDRKYTDSKGVVKDVSLIVISLSPQPILSLAARYKLPPEHATNKLAGYFKSLGADLVLDMTIAEDLSLLEAQQEFVQRYQDQQADPNGKYLPMLASSCPGWVCYAEKTHGNFILPYISTTKSPQQIMGSLVKQYLSRTKELTPGEVYHVTVMPCYDKKLEASREEFYNDLLSCHDVDCVITAIELEQMLDNSNMSLNDAESSSLDSPWGEGAVRRHRGSGSGGGADHVFLYGAEQLFGETDAQLVYRNLRNPDFKEVTLERDGKEVLRFAIANGFRNIQNLVQKLKRGKSPYHYVEVMACPSGCLNGGAQVRVGGGQARAAGGEAGRELVLRLETLYSQLPLATPVENKFLRKLYTDWLDGKDSDKAKAVLHTTYRAVEKSDIALNIKW; from the exons atggcATCTCGATTTAGTGGTGCATTACAACTTACGGATCTTGACGATTTCATAACTCCTTCacag GAATGCGTAAAACCAATCAAAATCGACAAATCTAAAACAAAGACAGGTGCCAAAATAAAGATTGGCGAAGGTGGGTACTTTGATGTGTCAAGCGGAACAGAGCAGAAGTTGAAGAAAGTTGAAATCACCTTAGCAGACTGTCTTGCGTGCAGTGGATGCATCACATCTGCTGAGAGTGTGCTCATTACTAAACAAAGTCAAGAAGAGCTACTTAA gGTATTTTCAGACCGTAAATACACAGACAGTAAAGGAGTGGTGAAGGATGTTAGTTTAATAGTAATATCTCTGTCGCCGCAACCCATACTGTCACTAGCAGCTAGGTACAAGCTACCGCCTGAACATGCCACAAATAAATTAGCAG GGTACTTTAAAAGTCTTGGAGCAGATCTAGTTCTTGACATGACGATAGCAGAAGACTTATCTCTGTTAGAAGCACAGCAAGAATTTGTACAAAGGTATCAGGATCAACAGGCTGATCCCAATGGAAAATATCTTCCGATGTTAGCCAGTTCGTGCCCTG GCTGGGTGTGCTATGCTGAAAAAACGCACGGTAACTTTATACTACCCTACATATCCACCACAAAATCCCCACAACAAATAATGGGTTCTCTGGTAAAGCAATACCTGTCCCGTACTAAGGAGCTTACTCCCGGAGAGGTGTACCACGTGACCGTCATGCCGTGCTACGATAAGAAACTAGAAGCATCTCGGGAGGAATTTTACAATGATTTGCTTAGCTGTCATGATGTAGACTGTGTCATAACTGCGA TCGAGCTAGAACAAATGTTGGACAACAGCAACATGTCACTAAACGATGCGGAGAGCTCTTCGTTGGACAGTCCGTGGGGTGAAGGGGCAGTCCGCCGACACCGGGGCTCCGGCTCTGGTGGCGGCGCCGACCATGTCTTCCTCTACGGAGCCGAACAACTCTTTGGAGAGACCGATGCTCAACTCGTGTATAGGAATCTGAG GAATCCAGACTTCAAAGAGGTGACTTTAGAGAGAGACGGCAAAGAGGTGCTTCGTTTCGCGATCGCCAACGGCTTCAGAAACATTCAGAATCTTGTCCAGAAACTAAAGAGGGGGAAGTCTCCCTACCACTACGTCGAAGTCATGGCTTGTCCTTCAG GTTGCCTCAACGGCGGCGCCCAGGTGCGGGTCGGGGGGGGCCAGGCGCGGGCCGCGGGGGGCGAGGCGGGGCGCGAGCTCGTGCTGCGACTAGAGACGCTGTACTCGCAGCTACCGCTGGCCACGCCCGTCGAGAACAAGTTCCTGAGGAAACTGTACACGGACTGGCTCGACGGGAAAGATTCGGATAAAGCCAAGGCCGTCCTGCACACCACGTACCGCGCCGTCGAAAAGTCCGATATCGCCCTTAATATTAAGTGGTAG